Proteins co-encoded in one Arachis stenosperma cultivar V10309 chromosome 7, arast.V10309.gnm1.PFL2, whole genome shotgun sequence genomic window:
- the LOC130940023 gene encoding uncharacterized protein LOC130940023, with amino-acid sequence MADVPPPTPSELLRMVTELQQANQRMAEDNQRMQNQIAQLVQARLEHHDNNHENNKRTHVSETPQTNNEGDHRDEEAQPDNEDEQPDNSAGPFTADIMNFQLPRQFTLPSTLTPYDGLGDPKQHVKKFRSIMIVNGASDPILCRCFPSFLDGPALDWFCSLPADSISRFQELAAQFEDHFAPSAIYLHDSDYLTTIKQGPQESLKDYITRFTKIAMRIPNLHPEVHLHAIKSGLRPGKFQETITVTKPKTLAEFREKAKGQIDVEELRLARRTEKSATNKDDDKNRDSKKPFKPVPRYDSYTQFNTKRDDIIKEILNSKLIKPPRKAGNYPETKGLDKSKYCTFHQKHGHTTDECIIAKDLLERLARQGHLDKFISGHIQKSTIPAPDTSTAGTSSKGKEKAPAQPRGVINCISGGYAGGGHTSSARKRTYRTMLAVTDGPNNPQPLTNVPEVTFRPADFNGVNSNLDDPVVISIQLGDLIVRKVLLDPGSSADVLFYTTFEKMKLSNNILQPYLGDLVGFSGERVPVLGSVWLQTTLGEQPLHKTQDIQYLVVDCFSPYNVILGRPFLNKFAAIVSTIHLCVKFPVQDNLIATIHGDLQEARQCYNMSLKPLKKIGRSQVNSIKSEPITSAELDPRADFEDRPMPNEELTKITLGNDPMKFTFVGTSMSSEDKKSLENFLRENADLFAWTSADMLGIDPSVITHKLALDPAARPISQKKRNLGTEKREASVAEVKKLIDANFIREIRFTTWLTNVVMVRKNNGKWRMCVDFTDLNRACPKDAYPLPCIDTLVDNSCGYGTLSFMDAYSGYNQILMHPKDQEKTAFITENGNYCYNVMPFGLKNAGATYQRLMNKIFEQQIGRNIEVYVDDMVAKTKLGDSHIQDLAEIFGQIRRYNMRLNPEKCAFGVREGKFLGFILTSRGIEANPEKCRAILDMHTPSTIKEVQRLTGRLAALSRFLPCLAPKSSNFFQCLKKNAKHFEWNQDCEIAFKGLKEFLSKPPILQKPKHGEPLYIYLSITDVAISSALVTETDKKQQPVYFVSKTLQNAELRYPKLEKLALALVFSSRRLRSYFQSHTIIVRTEQPLRQVLSKPELAGRLIKWAIELSEFDIQYQPRGSIKSQYLVDFVAELTEPSSDVSSSRWTLFVDGASNPQGAGAGILLESSDGIVLEHSLRFSFKASNNQSEYEALIAGLRLATDLHIANLKVYCDSLLVVQQVNHSFQTKDPILLKYLDIVQQLLKNFSKIDITHIPREQNHRADILSKLATTQAHTATLLQSTLDRPSIDAFTVLSITHNDNWQHPYIQYLRSGLIPEEVENKNKFRRQASYYTLLNDNLYRRGFSRPLLKCLNRVDADLVLSEAHEGICGIHSGARSLSQKILRAGFYWPTIQEDSKRKVRTCDNCQKHAPIIHLPAEHLHHSTVSWPFDKWGIDILGPFPTAPRQVKYLVVAIDYFSKWIEAQPLAKITSAQMINFVWKSIICKFGIPSHITTDNGRQFIDQSFKNFLQNLKIKQHFSSVEHPQSNGLAEAANKVVLQALRKKLDTAKGLWAELVPEVLWAYNTTAHSATKETPFRLVYGSEAMIPMEVSQGSMRTLAEEHNQARQAELDLIEEVRETAAIRHQALQQQLSRRYGQKVNQRSFSKDDLVLRKTEQARRPPSHGKLAATWDGPYRIYEVLGRGAYKLEELDGTKLPNTWNVSSLKRYYS; translated from the coding sequence ATGGCTGACGTTCCCCCGCCCACCCCATCCGAGCTTTTGAGGATGGTGACCGAGCTTCAACAGGCGAACCAACGAATGGCGGAGGACAATCAGAGAATGCAAAACCAAATTGCACAATTAGTACAAGCCCGCTTGGAACATCATGATAATAATCACGAGAATAACAAACGAACTCATGTTTCCGAGACACCGCAAACTAACAATGAAGGAGATCATCGCGATGAAGAGGCTCAGCCTGATAATGAGGATGAACAACCTGATAATTCAGCGGGACCATTCACGGCAGATATAATGAACTTCCAACTTCCCAGACAATTCACCCTTCCGTCAACCCTAACCCCATATGATGGATTGGGCGATCCGAAGCAGCATGTCAAGAAATTCCGATCTATCATGATTGTTAACGGTGCATCTGATCCAATTCTTTGTCGATGTTTTCCATCTTTTTTAGACGGTCCTGCGCTTGACTGGTTTTGTTCTTTGCCTGCAGATTCGATATCTCGTTTTCAGGAGTTAGCTGCCCAATTCGAAGATCATTTTGCACCATCCGCAATATACCTCCATGACTCCGACTATTTGACGACTATTAAACAGGGACCACAAGAAAGCCTGAAGGATTACATCACCCGCTTTACGAAGATAGCCATGAGGATTCCGAATCTTCACCCAGAAGTTCATCTCCACGCCATTAAAAGCGGCCTTCGCCCCGGTAAATTTCAGGAAACTATCACTGTAACAAAGCCCAAAACTTTAGCCGAGTTTCGCGAAAAGGCCAAAGGTCAGATCGATGTTGAAGAACTCAGGCTGGCGAGGAGAACAGAAAAATCAGCCACAAACAAGGACGATGATAAAAACCGAGACAGCAAAAAACCATTCAAGCCGGTCCCTCGTTATGACTCATACACTCAGTTCAACACGAAAAGGGATGATATTATCAAGGAGATTCTCAATTCTAAACTAATAAAGCCTCCTCGCAAAGCCGGCAATTATCCAGAGACAAAAGGCCTCGACAAATCCAAGTACTGCACTTTTCATCAAAAGCACGGACACACAACTGACGAATGCATCATTGCTAAAGATCTCCTCGAACGACTAGCAAGGCAGGGGCACCTCGACAAATTTATTTCAGGGCATATCCAGAAGAGCACTATTCCCGCCCCTGACACGTCAACAGCGGGCACATCCTCCAAAGGGAAGGAAAAAGCACCGGCCCAACCTAGAGGGGTAATAAACTGCATTTCAGGGGGCTACGCAGGAGGCGGCCACACAAGCTCGGCCCGAAAACGCACGTACCGAACCATGTTGGCAGTAACAGATGGCCCAAACAACCCTCAGCCATTGACGAACGTCCCGGAAGTGACTTTTCGACCGGCCGACTTTAACGGTGTCAATAGCAACCTAGATGATCCAGTCGTTATCTCCATCCAGTTGGGAGACCTGATAGTAAGGAAGGTTTTACTCGACCCAGGAAGCAGTGCAGACGTCTTATTCTACACGACCTTCGAAAAAATGAAGCTGAGCAATAATATACTACAGCCATACCTGGGAGACCTGGTCGGATTTTCCGGAGAACGAGTTCCTGTACTGGGATCAGTGTGGTTACAAACCACACTTGGTGAGCAGCCATTACATAAGACACAGGATATTCAGTATCTTGTAGTCGATTGTTTTAGCCCTTATAATGTCATTCTGGGCAGaccttttttaaataaatttgcTGCAATCGTATCTACTATTCACCTTTGTGTCAAGTTTCCTGTGCAGGACAATCTTATAGCTACGATTCACGGCGACCTCCAGGAAGCTCGCCAATGCTATAATATGAGCTTAAAGCCACTCAAAAAAATCGGACGATCACAAGTCAATTCCATTAAGTCAGAGCCGATAACATCAGCCGAGTTAGACCCCCGAGCTGACTTTGAAGATCGGCCTATGCCAAACGAAGAGTTGACAAAGATAACTCTAGGTAACGATCCGATGAAGTTCACTTTTGTCGGCACTTCCATGAGTTCAGAAGACAAGAAAAGCCTTGAAAATTTCCTACGAGAAAATGCCGACCTATTTGCATGGACGTCTGCCGACATGCTAGGAATAGATCCGTCTGTTATAACACACAAATTGGCATTAGATCCAGCAGCCCGGCCGATCTCCCAGAAAAAAAGAAACCTCGGCACCGAAAAGCGAGAAGCGTCAGTTGCCGAGGTAAAGAAACTAATAGATGCCAACTTCATCAGGGAAATCAGATTCACAACATGGCTGACCAATGTGGTTATGGTAAGAAAAAATAATGGTAAGTGGCGCATGTGCGTCGATTTTACTGATTTAAATAGAGCATGTCCCAAGGATGCTTACCCTTTACCTTGTATTGATACTCTGGTTGATAACTCTTGTGGTTACggcactttaagttttatggaTGCATATTCTGGTTATAACCAGATCCTTATGCACCCgaaagatcaagaaaaaacgGCTTTCATAACCGAGAATGGTAATTACTGCTATAACGttatgccttttggtttaaagaatGCAGGGGCGACATATCAACGGTTAATGAATAAGATCTTCGAGCAGCAAATAGGTCGAAACATAGAGGTTTATGTTGACGACATGGTCGCCAAAACCAAACTCGGAGACTCTCACATCCAAGACCTGGCCGAAATATTCGGCCAAATACGGCGATACAATATGAGGTTAAATCCAGAGAAGTGCGCCTTCGGAGTTCGGGAAGGGAAATTCCTCGGATTCATCCTCACTAGCCgaggaattgaagcaaatccagaaaAGTGTCGCGCAATACTTGACATGCACACTCCATCCACAATTAAGGAAGTTCAAAGGCTAACAGGACGATTAGCCGCTTTATCTAGATTTTTACCATGTTTGGCACCTAAATCTTCGAACTTTTTCCAGTGTTTAAAAAAGAACGCAAAACATTTTGAATGGAATCAAGATTGTGAAATAGCTTTCAAGGGCTTAAAAGAATTTCTTTCAAAACCCCCTATCCTACAAAAACCAAAGCATGGTGagccattatatatatatttgtctaTTACTGATGTTGCCATTAGCTCTGCTCTTGTAACAGAAACAGATAAGAAGCAACAGCCAGTCTACTTTGTGAGCAAGACCTTACAGAATGCCGAGCTTCGTTATCCAAAGTTGGAAAAGCTCGCCTTAGCTTTAGTATTCTCATCAAGACGCCTCCGATCATATTTCCAGAGCCACACGATCATCGTCAGAACTGAACAGCCTTTACGGCAGGTTCTTTCAAAGCCCGAGCTGGCAGGAAGGCTAATCAAATGGGCTATTGAGTTGTCAGAATTTGACATTCAGTACCAGCCGAGAGGGTCGATCAAGTCCCAATACTTAGTCGACTTTGTTGCTGAGCTCACCGAACCAAGCTCCGACGTGTCAAGTTCGAGGTGGACCTTGTTTGTAGACGGAGCTTCCAACCCTCAAGGTGCTGGCGCTGGAATACTACTCGAAAGCTCGGATGGCATAGTTCTCGAGCATTCCCTCAGATTCTCATTCAAGGCCAGCAATAACCAATCTGAATACGAGGCCCTCATAGCAGGACTCAGGTTAGCCACGGATTTACATATCGCTAATTTAAAAGTTTACTGCGATTCATTGTTAGTAGTTCAACAAGTAAACCACAGTTTTCAAACAAAGGACCCGATCTTATTGAAATACCTAGATATTGTCCAACAACTactcaaaaatttttcaaaaatcgacATTACTCACATACCTAGAGAGCAGAACCACAGGGCAGatattttgtcaaaattagcAACCACACAAGCGCACACCGCCACTCTTTTACAGTCAACTCTAGATAGGCCAAGCATCGATGCATTCACTGTTTTAAGCATAACTCATAATGATAATTGGCAACACCCTTATATCCAATATCTTCGTTCTGGTCTCATTCCAGAGGAGGTCGAAAATAAAAACAAGTTCAGAAGGCAGGCCTCCTATTATACATTGTTAAATGATAATCTTTATAGGCGAGGATTCTCTCGACCTTTGTTAAAATGTTTGAACAGGGTAGACGCCGACCTTGTCTTATCCGAGGCCCACGAGGGCATCTGTGGAATACACTCTGGAGCTCGAAGCCTATCACAGAAAATTCTTCGAGCAGGTTTTTATTGGCCGACGATCCAGGAGGATAGCAAACGCAAAGTACGAACCTGCGATAATTGTCAGAAGCATGCGCCGATCATTCACCTACCAGCAGAGCATCTTCATCATTCGACGGTGAGCTGGCCATTTGATAAATGGGGAATTGATATTCTAGGTCCATTCCCCACTGCTCCAAGACAGGTAAAATATTTGGTAGTTGCGATTGATTATTTTTCCAAATGGATAGAAGCGCAACCTTTGGCAAAAATCACATCGGCACAAATGATAAACTTCGTTTGGAAAAGCATAATCTGCAAATTTGGTATACCTAGCCACATTACAACTGACAATGGTCGTCAGTTTATCGACCAAagttttaagaattttttgcaGAATCTGAAAATAAAACAACACTTCTCCTCTGTCGAACATCCGCAATCCAACGGGTTAGCAGAAGCCGCCAATAAGGTCGTCCTCCAGGCTTTACGCAAAAAGCTTGACACTGCAAAAGGCCTATGGGCTGAGCTCGTCCCAGAAGTATTATGGGCGTATAATACTACAGCTCATTCGGCAACAAAGGAAACCCCATTCCGTTTGGTCTATGGGTCCGAAGCTATGATTCCTATGGAAGTATCACAAGGCTCGATGCGGACATTAGCAGAAGAACATAATCAAGCTAGGCAAGCCGAGCTTGACTTAATCGAAGAAGTCCGAGAAACAGCAGCAATTAGACACCAAGCATTACAGCAACAACTTAGCCGACGATATGGGCAGAAGGTGAATCAAAGATCCTTCAGTAAGGATGATTTAGTACTCAGGAAGACAGAGCAAGCTCGCCGACCTCCCTCCCATGGAAAACTCGCAGCAACATGGGACGGCCCATACAGAATATATGAAGTTCTCGGGAGAGGAGCATACAAGTTAGAAGAATTAGATGGCACCAAGCTCCCCAATACATGGAACGTCAGCTCCCTGAAGCGATATTACAGCTAA